In Janthinobacterium rivuli, a single genomic region encodes these proteins:
- a CDS encoding DUF5672 family protein produces MHNDKLDLRNISLVCVETRYPELASFAIERCLAGADFKECLLFTSRLHDLPPHIRQVLIAPIESVEAYSAFMVHELGAHFSGTHVLVMQWDSFIVDARQWQNAFLDCDYIGSPWSHRPVAVGNGGFSLRSRRLYDVLPQLAITQPHPEDYAICELHGDRLRQEFGVRFADAGLASSFAFEGIMPAGPTFGFHGFFNFGEVLDDTELTDYLRKCDDATLHAPVARGLIKQLYRSGRYGMALRVLRRRLNGGASLFGDACLLALRTGMHALKHGRSRPASPRA; encoded by the coding sequence ATGCATAATGACAAACTGGACCTTCGCAACATCAGCCTGGTGTGCGTGGAAACGCGTTATCCCGAGCTGGCCAGCTTTGCCATCGAGCGCTGCCTGGCCGGCGCCGATTTCAAGGAATGCCTGCTGTTCACTTCCCGCCTGCATGATTTGCCCCCGCATATACGCCAGGTACTGATCGCCCCCATCGAGAGCGTGGAAGCGTATTCGGCATTCATGGTGCATGAGCTGGGCGCCCATTTCAGCGGCACGCATGTGCTCGTCATGCAGTGGGACAGTTTCATCGTCGATGCACGCCAATGGCAGAACGCTTTCCTGGACTGCGACTATATCGGTTCACCGTGGTCGCATCGCCCGGTGGCCGTCGGCAATGGCGGTTTTTCGCTGCGTTCGCGGCGCCTGTATGACGTCTTGCCGCAGCTGGCCATCACGCAACCCCATCCGGAGGATTATGCGATCTGCGAACTGCATGGCGACCGGCTGCGCCAGGAGTTTGGCGTGCGTTTCGCCGATGCTGGCCTGGCCTCCAGCTTTGCCTTCGAAGGCATTATGCCGGCCGGTCCCACGTTCGGTTTCCATGGTTTTTTCAACTTTGGCGAAGTGCTGGACGACACGGAACTGACCGACTACCTGCGCAAGTGCGACGATGCCACGCTGCATGCGCCAGTCGCGCGCGGGCTGATCAAGCAGTTGTATCGCTCCGGCCGCTACGGGATGGCGCTACGGGTATTGCGGCGGCGCCTCAACGGCGGCGCGTCGTTATTCGGCGATGCTTGCCTGCTTGCCTTGCGGACAGGCATGCACGCGCTCAAGCATGGCCGCTCGCGCCCGGCTTCGCCGCGCGCCTAG
- a CDS encoding putative bifunctional diguanylate cyclase/phosphodiesterase has translation MDNTPHAVSAPDSSLHGHDPVPWPAMSLLDDGVFSPERVKAEREQAYFNDLYLLAPVAYFVLGIDGAIVQVNLVAAELFGLVRERLGHVLFRSYVHEAFRHDFEQFVQRVLNSSEPERIQLQVRLRPPCTGAREAGLPVSLLGSADPNGQALRLVLEQAEGKLAALERSEERFRRIVHSAEEGIWEIDAQALTSFVNPKMAQMLGCRIEDMLGQPLAAFMDDEGRAILERNIARRQDGIVERHEFKFQRRDGSTLWATLATNPIFDSCGTYLGALALVSDITAQRAASERIWRQANFDPLTGLPNRHMFLDRLQHEARHAKREGACLALLFIDLDHFKQVNDRLGHEKGDMLLRQAALRISAHVRATDTVARLGGDEFTVILAGVGQLGGIERVLQDLTTALALPFVLDGDTAQVSASVGVALYPADAEAPDSLLRHADQAMYAAKSAGRNGYSYFTPALQQAADLRRATVREMRLALAQDQFEVHYQPIIRLCDGTIERAEALLRWRHPLRGLLVPADFIAFAEANGLIIDIGEWVFRQVVRQARQWQDEHGAMFQVCINKSAVEFRCDAALYQDWGNALARAGLAPGAIVIETTEAVLLDEARQVIDRLRQFRAMGLALALDDFGVGNISLACLKRGDLEVLKLDSSLVRDLGPGDAALAVCAAIISLAQQLGLTVVAEGVETATQRDLLRAAGCDYAQGYVFSGAVPVEQLSAMLAAGRRF, from the coding sequence ATGGACAATACGCCGCATGCGGTCTCAGCTCCTGATTCCTCCCTGCATGGCCACGACCCCGTGCCGTGGCCAGCCATGTCTTTGCTTGACGATGGCGTCTTCAGCCCGGAACGGGTGAAGGCCGAACGCGAGCAAGCCTATTTCAACGATTTATACCTGCTGGCGCCCGTCGCCTATTTCGTGCTGGGCATCGATGGCGCGATCGTGCAGGTCAACCTGGTGGCGGCTGAATTGTTCGGCCTGGTGCGCGAGCGCCTTGGCCATGTGCTGTTCCGATCCTATGTGCATGAGGCGTTCCGCCACGATTTCGAGCAGTTCGTGCAGCGCGTGCTCAATAGCAGCGAGCCCGAGCGCATCCAGCTGCAGGTACGGCTGCGTCCGCCGTGTACCGGCGCGCGCGAGGCCGGCTTGCCCGTCAGCCTGCTGGGCAGCGCCGATCCGAACGGTCAGGCGCTACGCTTGGTGCTGGAGCAGGCCGAGGGCAAGCTGGCCGCGCTCGAACGCAGCGAAGAGCGCTTCCGGCGCATCGTGCACAGCGCCGAGGAGGGTATCTGGGAAATCGATGCGCAGGCGCTGACCAGCTTTGTCAATCCGAAGATGGCACAGATGCTCGGTTGCCGGATCGAGGATATGCTGGGCCAGCCGCTGGCCGCCTTCATGGATGACGAGGGGCGCGCCATCCTGGAGCGCAACATCGCGCGGCGCCAGGATGGCATCGTCGAGCGCCACGAATTCAAGTTCCAGCGGCGTGACGGCAGCACCTTGTGGGCCACCCTGGCCACCAATCCCATCTTCGACTCCTGCGGCACCTATTTGGGCGCGCTGGCGCTGGTCAGCGACATCACGGCGCAGCGCGCGGCGTCCGAGCGCATCTGGCGGCAAGCCAATTTCGATCCCTTGACGGGATTACCGAACCGCCACATGTTCCTCGACCGCTTGCAACATGAGGCGCGGCACGCCAAACGGGAGGGCGCTTGCCTGGCCCTGCTGTTCATCGACCTCGACCATTTCAAGCAGGTGAATGACCGCCTCGGCCACGAGAAGGGCGACATGCTGCTGCGCCAGGCGGCGCTGCGCATCAGCGCGCATGTTCGCGCCACCGATACGGTGGCGCGCCTGGGCGGCGACGAGTTCACCGTCATCCTCGCCGGCGTGGGGCAGCTGGGCGGCATCGAACGCGTGCTGCAGGACTTGACGACGGCGCTGGCCCTGCCGTTCGTGCTCGACGGCGATACGGCGCAAGTGTCGGCCAGCGTGGGCGTGGCCCTGTATCCGGCCGACGCGGAGGCGCCGGACAGCTTGCTGCGGCATGCCGACCAGGCCATGTATGCGGCCAAGAGCGCGGGGCGCAACGGCTACAGCTATTTCACGCCGGCCTTGCAGCAGGCGGCCGATCTGCGCCGCGCCACGGTGCGCGAGATGCGCCTGGCGCTGGCGCAGGATCAGTTTGAAGTGCATTACCAGCCCATCATCCGCCTGTGCGATGGCACGATTGAGCGGGCCGAGGCGCTGTTGCGCTGGCGCCATCCGCTGCGCGGCTTGCTCGTGCCCGCCGATTTCATCGCCTTTGCCGAGGCCAACGGCCTGATCATCGATATCGGCGAGTGGGTGTTTCGCCAGGTCGTACGCCAGGCGCGCCAGTGGCAGGACGAGCATGGCGCCATGTTCCAGGTATGTATCAACAAGTCGGCCGTGGAATTTCGCTGCGACGCCGCGCTGTACCAGGATTGGGGCAACGCCCTGGCGCGGGCGGGCCTGGCGCCGGGCGCCATCGTCATCGAAACAACGGAAGCCGTGCTGCTCGACGAGGCGCGCCAGGTGATCGACCGCTTGCGCCAGTTCCGCGCCATGGGCCTGGCGCTGGCGCTCGACGACTTTGGCGTCGGCAACATCTCGCTGGCCTGCCTGAAGCGGGGCGATCTCGAAGTGCTCAAGCTCGACTCCTCGCTGGTGCGGGATCTGGGGCCGGGAGACGCTGCGCTGGCCGTATGCGCGGCCATCATCAGTCTGGCGCAGCAGCTGGGCCTGACAGTGGTGGCGGAAGGCGTGGAGACGGCCACGCAGCGTGACTTGCTGCGGGCCGCCGGTTGCGATTATGCGCAGGGTTATGTATTTTCAGGCGCGGTGCCTGTCGAGCAGCTGAGCGCAATGCTGGCCGCGGGCCGGCGTTTTTAA
- the flgL gene encoding flagellar hook-associated protein FlgL, whose protein sequence is MRVASSQYQSLINISLQQNQERINYLTQQMSSGLRIQLPSDDPIGNVRISRLTREQAMVTQYQDNIATVKVRLLKNENYLSSMVTDMGQVRDLLVWAADGSNAPDDLNAMTQSLIAMRDSVLYTANLKDQEGRYMFSGTDTDKPAIAFDPAANPGLRYTYNGNTATQTVVVGNGVTQAANVDVDKLQVWLNKIDQAIDTLSKPGVSPNDPAVRSVVGAALDGTDDGMDLLSGKIAIFGGAQNILTTLSGNLANVSLSNDMALSDLKKTDMGAAAIELTGYQTALQATYKAYAKVGTISLFDLL, encoded by the coding sequence ATGCGTGTCGCCAGCAGCCAGTATCAATCGCTGATTAATATTTCTCTTCAGCAAAATCAGGAACGCATCAATTACCTGACCCAGCAAATGTCGTCGGGCTTGCGCATCCAGCTGCCATCGGACGATCCGATCGGCAACGTGCGCATTTCGCGCCTGACGCGCGAGCAAGCCATGGTCACGCAATACCAGGACAATATCGCCACGGTCAAAGTGCGCCTGCTGAAGAATGAAAACTACCTGTCGAGCATGGTCACCGACATGGGCCAGGTGCGCGACCTGCTGGTGTGGGCCGCCGACGGCAGCAATGCGCCGGACGACCTGAATGCGATGACGCAATCGCTGATCGCCATGCGCGACAGCGTGCTGTACACGGCCAACCTGAAGGACCAGGAAGGCCGCTACATGTTTTCCGGCACGGATACCGACAAGCCGGCCATCGCTTTCGATCCCGCTGCGAATCCCGGCTTGCGCTACACTTACAACGGCAACACCGCCACGCAAACCGTGGTGGTGGGCAATGGCGTGACGCAGGCGGCCAACGTCGACGTGGACAAGCTGCAAGTGTGGCTGAACAAGATCGACCAGGCCATCGACACGCTGAGCAAGCCTGGCGTCAGTCCGAACGACCCAGCCGTGCGCAGCGTGGTGGGTGCAGCGCTCGATGGCACCGATGACGGCATGGATTTACTTTCCGGCAAGATCGCCATCTTTGGCGGCGCGCAAAACATCCTCACCACGCTCTCCGGCAACCTGGCCAATGTATCGCTGTCGAACGACATGGCGTTGTCCGATCTGAAGAAGACCGACATGGGCGCGGCCGCCATTGAACTGACCGGCTACCAGACGGCCCTGCAGGCAACCTATAAAGCCTACGCCAAAGTTGGCACCATTTCCCTGTTTGATCTTCTCTGA
- the flgK gene encoding flagellar hook-associated protein FlgK, with protein MSIISNALSGSIAAQAALNAASQNIANLQTAGYTRQGVLLSSLGATAGVRSAGNGVEVSALLRFADAYKSQQMWRAASDQGARSQTQPYLTQLERVMGDDASSISNGIDGFFAALNASAVDPTSTPLRQQIITSADAMSQRFNSISTVMGNQLLSLQQQRAAIVPQANTTLANIAALNQRISTSAASGTNVSSLMDARDQLIDGLAAQMGIDVLDQPDGSRNISLKSGQPLVIGSLAGTLTSNMTNTGEQTLSLDFAKSSYTLDLVTIGGQMGGLGEFERNTLKPLQQSLQDMATQLTSKVNAQLALGTTMAPPPGNNGTPLLAYANGKLSITPGFNAKDLALSLTGAAGDSGNLQKLIDIKNQSINVSWVGAVLMSDADTQLVGKLAIYSQQNQALLKTSNTVRAQAIDDWKSTSGVNKDEEAMNLVEFQNMYQANMKVISVANTLFDATLQMMG; from the coding sequence ATGAGCATCATCAGCAATGCATTGTCAGGCAGCATCGCCGCCCAGGCCGCACTCAATGCGGCCAGCCAGAACATCGCCAACCTGCAAACGGCGGGCTACACCCGTCAAGGCGTGCTGTTGTCTTCGCTTGGCGCCACCGCCGGCGTGCGCTCGGCCGGCAATGGCGTGGAAGTGTCCGCCCTGCTGCGCTTTGCCGATGCTTATAAAAGCCAGCAAATGTGGCGTGCCGCGTCCGACCAGGGCGCCCGTTCGCAGACCCAGCCTTACCTGACTCAGCTCGAGCGCGTGATGGGCGACGATGCCTCCAGCATCAGCAACGGCATCGACGGCTTTTTCGCCGCGCTCAATGCCTCGGCCGTCGACCCGACCTCGACGCCGCTGCGCCAGCAGATCATCACCTCGGCCGACGCCATGTCGCAGCGCTTCAACAGCATCAGCACCGTGATGGGCAACCAATTGCTGTCGCTGCAGCAACAACGCGCAGCGATCGTGCCGCAAGCCAATACCACGCTGGCCAATATCGCCGCACTGAACCAGCGCATCAGCACCTCCGCGGCCTCGGGCACGAACGTGTCATCGCTGATGGATGCGCGCGACCAGCTGATCGATGGCCTGGCCGCGCAAATGGGCATCGACGTCCTCGACCAGCCAGACGGCTCGCGCAATATCTCGCTGAAGTCGGGCCAGCCGCTGGTCATCGGCAGTCTGGCCGGCACCTTGACCAGCAACATGACGAACACGGGCGAGCAAACCCTGAGCCTTGATTTCGCCAAGTCGTCGTACACCCTCGATCTGGTCACCATCGGCGGCCAGATGGGCGGCCTGGGCGAATTCGAGAGAAATACCCTGAAACCGCTGCAACAGTCGCTGCAAGACATGGCCACCCAGTTGACCAGCAAGGTCAACGCACAGCTGGCACTGGGCACGACCATGGCCCCGCCTCCTGGCAATAACGGCACCCCCTTGCTGGCCTACGCGAATGGCAAGCTGAGCATTACTCCCGGCTTTAACGCCAAGGACCTGGCCCTGTCGCTGACGGGCGCGGCCGGCGACAGCGGCAACTTGCAGAAATTGATCGATATCAAGAATCAATCGATCAATGTGAGCTGGGTGGGCGCGGTCCTGATGAGCGATGCGGATACGCAGCTGGTCGGCAAGCTGGCTATCTACAGCCAGCAGAACCAGGCCCTGCTGAAGACGTCCAACACGGTGCGCGCGCAAGCCATCGACGACTGGAAGTCCACCAGCGGCGTGAACAAGGACGAGGAAGCGATGAACCTGGTCGAATTCCAGAATATGTACCAGGCAAACATGAAAGTCATTTCCGTGGCGAATACCTTGTTTGATGCCACTTTGCAAATGATGGGTTAA
- a CDS encoding rod-binding protein: MLNINDSSSALPSALDDKSPAAATPADPRYAAKATEAAVKFEAFFISHMLRQMRSGTREMAGEDSVFKDPVNSDMLEMADNLVADKMAGQRAFGIADAILRQLLPAASAPVAAKSTVKTDNIAAPLNKTV; the protein is encoded by the coding sequence ATGCTCAATATCAACGACAGCAGCAGCGCCCTGCCCTCGGCGCTCGACGACAAATCCCCTGCGGCGGCCACGCCGGCCGATCCCCGCTATGCGGCCAAGGCCACCGAGGCGGCCGTCAAGTTCGAAGCCTTCTTCATCTCGCACATGCTGCGCCAGATGCGCTCGGGCACGCGCGAGATGGCCGGCGAAGACAGCGTCTTCAAGGACCCCGTCAACAGCGACATGCTGGAAATGGCCGACAACCTGGTAGCGGACAAGATGGCCGGCCAGCGCGCCTTCGGCATCGCCGACGCCATCCTGCGCCAGTTGCTGCCGGCGGCCAGCGCGCCCGTGGCAGCCAAAAGCACTGTCAAGACCGACAATATTGCAGCGCCGCTTAATAAAACCGTCTGA
- a CDS encoding flagellar basal body P-ring protein FlgI, with protein MKFRSALPLAAMLAMVSGFALPASAAQVLRNLVSIEGVRDNPLVGYGLVVGLNGSGDTTQVKFSSQSVVNMLKQFGVKMPDGAEAKSKNVATVMVSAVFPPGYRRGQAIDVTVSSLGDAKSLRGGTLLLTQLRAADNETYALAQGNVVVGGLNATGKSGSSVTVNTPTSGRIPNGANIEREILSDFSTKPTVTLNLRHPHFETAINIVEAVNRRFGAVATTRDATSVEVLAPENPTQRVAFMAKLEALSVDVGVDTPKVVFNSRTGTVVIAEGLRVKAAAVTHGSLKVVISESSAVSQPAPFGRGQTTVTPQSKVSVDQGNGNMFKWPAGAKLQSIIDVVNSLGASPDDIMAILQALDQAGAIEGELVVI; from the coding sequence ATGAAATTTCGTTCCGCCCTGCCCCTGGCAGCCATGCTGGCCATGGTCTCCGGCTTTGCCCTGCCCGCCAGCGCCGCGCAAGTACTGCGCAACCTGGTCAGTATCGAGGGCGTGCGCGACAACCCGCTGGTCGGCTACGGCCTCGTCGTGGGCCTGAACGGCAGCGGCGACACCACCCAGGTGAAGTTTTCCAGCCAGTCCGTGGTCAACATGCTCAAGCAGTTCGGCGTCAAAATGCCGGACGGCGCCGAAGCGAAAAGCAAGAACGTCGCCACCGTCATGGTCAGCGCCGTGTTTCCACCAGGATACCGCCGTGGCCAGGCTATCGACGTCACCGTGTCGTCCTTGGGCGATGCGAAAAGCTTGCGCGGCGGCACCTTGTTGCTGACGCAATTGCGCGCGGCCGACAATGAAACGTATGCGCTGGCGCAAGGCAACGTCGTCGTCGGCGGCTTGAACGCCACCGGCAAGAGTGGCTCGTCCGTCACCGTCAACACGCCCACCTCGGGCCGCATTCCCAACGGCGCCAACATCGAGCGCGAAATCCTCAGCGATTTCTCGACCAAACCGACCGTCACCCTGAACTTGCGCCACCCGCATTTCGAGACGGCCATCAATATCGTCGAAGCCGTCAACCGCCGCTTTGGCGCCGTCGCCACCACGCGCGACGCCACCAGCGTGGAAGTGCTGGCGCCGGAAAACCCGACCCAGCGTGTGGCCTTCATGGCCAAACTGGAAGCGCTGTCCGTCGATGTGGGCGTCGATACGCCGAAAGTGGTCTTCAATTCCCGCACCGGCACCGTCGTCATCGCCGAAGGCTTGCGCGTGAAGGCGGCCGCCGTCACGCACGGCTCGCTCAAGGTCGTCATTTCCGAAAGCTCGGCAGTGAGCCAGCCGGCGCCGTTCGGCCGCGGCCAGACCACCGTCACGCCGCAATCCAAAGTGTCGGTCGACCAGGGCAACGGCAATATGTTCAAATGGCCGGCCGGCGCCAAGCTGCAATCGATCATCGACGTGGTCAACAGCCTGGGCGCTTCGCCCGATGACATCATGGCAATTCTGCAAGCCCTGGATCAAGCCGGGGCCATCGAAGGCGAACTGGTGGTGATTTGA
- the flgH gene encoding flagellar basal body L-ring protein FlgH codes for MKATAAMLLVLMAGCASQPAAPVAPSFSDTPLPVAPRSAARGGVGGGVFNPDAGLDLISDSRAFRVGDVVTVALQETTQASKKAGTSFNKGSSVGVKAANILGKTLPKTGIDLSADRNFAGDSTSTQQNALSGAITVIVQEVLPNGLLRVQGEKTLTLNQGEEFVRLRGYLRAADIDSNNQVSSLRIANAQIAYSGQGTLAEANTPGWLTRFFVGPWMPF; via the coding sequence ATGAAAGCCACGGCAGCCATGCTGCTGGTGTTGATGGCCGGTTGCGCCAGCCAGCCGGCCGCGCCGGTGGCGCCCAGCTTTTCCGATACGCCGCTGCCCGTGGCGCCGCGCAGCGCTGCGCGCGGCGGCGTGGGCGGCGGCGTTTTCAATCCCGACGCAGGCCTGGACCTGATCTCGGACAGCCGCGCCTTCCGCGTCGGGGACGTCGTCACGGTGGCCTTGCAGGAAACCACGCAGGCCAGCAAAAAGGCGGGCACTTCGTTCAACAAGGGTTCGTCCGTCGGCGTGAAGGCGGCCAACATCCTCGGCAAGACCCTCCCCAAGACCGGTATCGACCTGTCGGCCGACCGCAACTTCGCCGGCGACTCGACCAGCACGCAGCAAAATGCGCTGTCTGGCGCCATCACCGTGATCGTGCAGGAAGTGCTGCCGAACGGCTTGCTGCGCGTACAGGGCGAGAAAACCCTGACCCTGAACCAGGGCGAGGAATTCGTGCGCCTGCGCGGCTACCTGCGCGCCGCCGATATCGATTCCAACAACCAGGTCTCGTCCTTGCGCATCGCCAATGCACAGATCGCCTACTCCGGCCAGGGCACCCTGGCCGAAGCCAATACACCAGGCTGGCTGACGCGCTTCTTCGTCGGCCCATGGATGCCGTTTTAA
- the flgG gene encoding flagellar basal-body rod protein FlgG, with product MNPAMWISKTGVQAQDAKLQAIANNLANVNTVGFKRDRVVFEDLFYQVEQQPGTQRADNTLSPSGVQLGNGTHMVGTQKVFTTGSLQTTSREFDVAITGNGFLQVLRPNGEAAYTRAGQLGINENGVMVNAQGLPLVPQITVPNNATAITIGENGMVTATVPGNVNGTQLGQLNLSSFVNPTGLLALGENLFQETASSGTPTEGRPGEGALGKLKQFALEGSNVQVVEEMVDMIAAQRTYEMNTKVLSAADNMLQYLAQAAR from the coding sequence ATGAATCCAGCAATGTGGATCAGCAAGACCGGCGTGCAGGCACAAGATGCCAAACTGCAAGCCATCGCGAATAACCTGGCCAACGTCAACACCGTCGGCTTCAAGCGCGACCGCGTCGTCTTCGAAGACCTGTTTTACCAGGTCGAGCAGCAGCCGGGCACGCAGCGCGCCGACAACACCCTCTCGCCCTCGGGCGTACAGCTGGGTAACGGTACCCACATGGTCGGCACGCAAAAGGTGTTTACCACCGGCAGCCTGCAAACGACCAGCCGCGAATTCGACGTCGCCATCACCGGCAACGGTTTCCTGCAAGTGCTGCGCCCGAACGGCGAGGCAGCCTACACGCGCGCCGGCCAGCTGGGCATCAATGAAAACGGCGTGATGGTCAACGCCCAGGGCTTGCCCCTGGTGCCGCAAATCACCGTGCCGAACAACGCCACGGCGATCACCATCGGCGAAAACGGCATGGTCACGGCCACCGTGCCGGGCAATGTCAACGGCACCCAGCTGGGCCAGCTGAACCTCTCCAGCTTCGTCAACCCGACCGGCCTGCTGGCACTTGGTGAAAACCTGTTCCAGGAAACGGCATCGAGCGGCACGCCAACGGAAGGCCGTCCTGGCGAAGGCGCACTGGGCAAGCTGAAACAGTTCGCGCTGGAAGGCTCGAACGTGCAGGTGGTTGAAGAGATGGTTGACATGATCGCTGCCCAGCGCACCTATGAAATGAACACCAAGGTGCTGTCGGCCGCCGATAATATGCTGCAATACCTGGCGCAAGCGGCACGCTGA
- a CDS encoding flagellar basal body rod protein FlgF: MDALIYTAMSGADRALRAQQVHANNLANIETGGFRANLEVSTAQPLQNGYGYDDRHMTQTQSSAIGTRTGAIKETGRELDVAVTGPGFLAVQWQNGEAYTRAGAMDLDETGALTINGRPVLGEGGPITIPEHTSLSIGGDGTISIQVPGTAQMQTVDKLKLVNAEAGELTKNEAGLIVARGGEDLQADPTVRIRDRHLEGSNVSAVEEMVATMSLNRSFEMQMKIFKASDSMTESGNRLLGA, encoded by the coding sequence ATGGATGCGCTGATTTATACCGCCATGAGCGGGGCCGACCGTGCCCTGCGGGCACAGCAGGTACACGCCAACAACCTGGCCAACATCGAGACGGGCGGCTTTCGCGCCAACCTCGAGGTGTCCACCGCCCAGCCGTTGCAGAACGGCTATGGCTACGACGACCGCCACATGACGCAGACGCAGTCGAGCGCCATCGGTACGCGCACGGGTGCCATCAAGGAAACGGGACGCGAACTCGACGTGGCCGTCACGGGCCCCGGCTTTCTTGCGGTGCAGTGGCAAAACGGCGAAGCCTACACGCGCGCCGGCGCCATGGACCTCGATGAAACGGGCGCGCTGACCATCAACGGCCGGCCCGTGCTGGGCGAAGGCGGACCGATCACGATACCCGAACACACCAGCCTGTCGATCGGCGGCGATGGCACGATTTCCATCCAGGTGCCGGGCACCGCGCAGATGCAGACGGTCGACAAGCTCAAGCTGGTCAACGCGGAAGCGGGCGAGCTGACCAAGAACGAAGCGGGCCTGATCGTGGCGCGCGGCGGCGAAGACTTGCAAGCCGATCCGACGGTACGCATCCGCGACCGCCACCTGGAAGGCAGCAACGTCTCGGCCGTCGAGGAAATGGTCGCCACCATGAGCCTGAACCGCAGTTTCGAGATGCAGATGAAAATTTTCAAGGCCAGCGATTCCATGACGGAATCCGGTAACCGCCTGCTGGGCGCTTAA
- a CDS encoding flagellar hook protein FlgE — translation MSFDIALSGIQSINQQLNSTSNNIANAGTYGFKSSRANFSAMYAGSRATGTEIGSITQSMSLNGGVLNTGRALDAAIDGRGYFVARDAQNTMSYSRVGIFSASNDGKLIDSNGRLVQGYAAVKGSTTLGTLGDMLIPTGQIPAVASTKLAYAANMSSEWPIKAVPFDKTNELSYNSAKSSIIYDSLGAKHSLGQYFVKTAAGVDVHYTLDNVDVTLPGPAPAPALVTNMAFNTSGKLTMTAPVTLALGTPTGAAPLSIAIDYTGTTQFAGESTTSTDRADGYASGTYTGVELADDGSVVAKYTNGQKQSIGVIALATFPDEGALTAVNDTSWVASTTSGTAIYDRPGVGMAGKLVTSSLEQSNVDITSELVGLMTSQRNYQANSKVISTENAMLQSLMQAL, via the coding sequence ATGAGTTTCGACATCGCCCTGTCCGGTATCCAGTCCATCAACCAACAGTTGAACAGCACCAGTAACAATATCGCCAACGCCGGCACCTACGGCTTCAAGAGCAGCCGCGCCAACTTTTCGGCCATGTACGCCGGTTCGCGCGCCACGGGCACGGAAATCGGCTCGATTACGCAAAGCATGTCGCTCAATGGCGGCGTGCTGAACACGGGCCGCGCGCTCGACGCGGCCATCGATGGCCGCGGCTATTTCGTCGCGCGCGATGCGCAAAACACCATGAGCTACAGCCGGGTCGGCATCTTTTCGGCCAGCAATGACGGCAAGCTGATCGACTCGAACGGCCGCCTGGTGCAAGGCTATGCCGCCGTCAAGGGCAGCACCACGCTGGGCACCTTGGGCGACATGCTCATTCCGACGGGCCAGATTCCCGCAGTGGCATCGACCAAGCTGGCGTATGCCGCCAACATGTCGTCCGAATGGCCCATCAAGGCCGTACCCTTCGACAAGACCAACGAACTGAGCTACAACAGCGCCAAGTCCTCGATCATCTACGATTCGCTGGGCGCCAAGCACTCGCTGGGCCAGTACTTCGTCAAGACGGCAGCGGGCGTCGACGTGCACTACACCCTGGACAACGTCGATGTGACATTGCCAGGGCCGGCACCAGCGCCGGCGCTGGTGACGAACATGGCCTTCAACACCTCCGGCAAGCTGACGATGACCGCGCCGGTCACGCTGGCGCTGGGCACGCCGACCGGCGCCGCGCCGCTGTCGATCGCCATCGACTACACAGGCACGACCCAGTTCGCGGGCGAATCGACCACCTCGACCGACCGCGCCGACGGCTATGCTTCGGGCACCTACACGGGCGTGGAACTGGCCGATGACGGCTCCGTCGTGGCAAAATACACGAACGGCCAGAAGCAAAGCATCGGCGTGATCGCCCTGGCCACCTTCCCCGACGAAGGCGCGCTGACGGCCGTCAACGATACCAGCTGGGTCGCCTCGACCACCTCCGGCACCGCCATCTATGACCGCCCGGGCGTCGGCATGGCCGGCAAACTGGTGACGAGCTCGCTGGAACAGTCGAACGTCGACATCACCTCCGAACTGGTGGGCCTGATGACGTCGCAGCGCAACTACCAGGCGAACTCGAAGGTCATCTCGACCGAGAACGCCATGCTGCAATCGCTGATGCAAGCGTTGTAA